A window of the Bradyrhizobium diazoefficiens genome harbors these coding sequences:
- the murB gene encoding UDP-N-acetylmuramate dehydrogenase yields MSFPDITSALKAAMPDLRGRLLANQSLAELTWFRVGGPAQVLFTPADEDDLAYFLAHLAGDIPVYVVGVGSNLIVRDGGIAGVVIRLAPRAFGEATASGDVVTAGAAALDKRVAEVAASANVGGLEFYFGIPGTIGGALRMNAGANGGETKDVLIEARGVGRDGKKHVFSNADMKFVYRNSGVDPSIIFTSARFRGEIRDTDAIRARMAEVQTHRETAQPIREKTGGSTFKNPPGHSAWKLVDAAGCRGLRVGGAEVSEMHCNFLINTGDATAHDIEALGETVRERVKANSGIELHWEIKRVGIPG; encoded by the coding sequence GTGAGCTTCCCCGACATCACATCCGCTCTCAAAGCCGCGATGCCGGATCTGCGCGGGCGGTTGCTGGCCAACCAGTCGCTGGCCGAGCTGACTTGGTTTCGCGTCGGCGGTCCGGCGCAGGTGTTGTTCACGCCGGCGGACGAGGATGACCTCGCCTATTTCCTCGCGCATCTCGCCGGCGACATCCCGGTCTACGTCGTCGGCGTCGGCTCCAACCTCATCGTGCGCGATGGCGGCATTGCGGGTGTCGTGATCCGGCTGGCGCCGCGCGCTTTTGGCGAGGCCACTGCGAGCGGCGACGTCGTGACCGCGGGTGCGGCCGCTCTGGACAAGCGCGTCGCGGAGGTCGCTGCCTCCGCCAATGTCGGCGGGCTCGAATTCTATTTCGGCATTCCCGGCACGATCGGCGGCGCGCTGCGCATGAATGCGGGCGCCAATGGCGGCGAGACCAAGGATGTGCTGATCGAGGCGCGCGGCGTTGGCCGCGACGGCAAAAAGCATGTCTTCTCCAACGCCGACATGAAATTCGTCTACCGCAACAGCGGCGTCGACCCCTCCATCATCTTCACCTCCGCACGCTTTCGCGGCGAGATCAGGGATACTGATGCGATCCGCGCGCGGATGGCGGAGGTGCAGACCCACCGCGAGACCGCGCAGCCGATCCGCGAAAAGACCGGAGGATCGACCTTCAAGAATCCGCCCGGCCATTCTGCCTGGAAGCTGGTCGATGCCGCCGGCTGCCGTGGCCTGCGCGTCGGCGGTGCTGAGGTCTCCGAGATGCACTGCAATTTCCTGATCAACACGGGTGACGCCACCGCGCACGACATCGAGGCGCTGGGCGAGACCGTGCGCGAACGGGTCAAGGCGAATTCCGGAATTGAGCTGCACTGGGAAATCAAGCGGGTTGGAATTCCCGGCTAA
- the murC gene encoding UDP-N-acetylmuramate--L-alanine ligase, translating into MRLPREIGPIHFVGIGGIGMSGIAEVLVNLGYAVQGSDASDNYNLDRLRKKGAKVSVGHKAENVDGAEVVVVSTAIKRDNPELMAARERRIPVVRRAEMLAELMRLKSCVAIAGTHGKTTTTTMVATLLDAGGLDPTVINGGIINAYGSNARLGAGDWMVVEADESDGTFLKLPTDVAIVTNVDPEHLDHFKTFEAVQDAFRAFVENLPFYGFAVMCIDHPVVQTLVGKIEDRRIITYGENPQADARLLDLTPMGGGSKFKVAFRDRKTGAVHEIADLMLPMPGRHNASNATAAIAVARELGVSDDAIRKAIAGFGGVKRRFTKTGEWNGVTVIDDYGHHPVEIAAVLKAARESTNGKIIAVVQPHRYTRLQSLFEEFCTCFNDADAVVVADVYAAGETPIDGIDRDHFVVGLRAHGHREVIPLPGATELAGIIKGLAKSGDLVVCLGAGNITQWAYALPDQLKALG; encoded by the coding sequence ATGAGACTGCCGCGCGAGATCGGACCCATCCACTTCGTCGGGATCGGCGGGATCGGCATGAGCGGCATCGCCGAGGTGCTGGTCAATCTCGGCTATGCCGTGCAGGGCTCGGACGCCTCGGACAATTACAATCTCGACCGTCTGCGCAAGAAGGGTGCGAAGGTCTCGGTCGGCCACAAGGCCGAGAATGTCGACGGGGCCGAGGTCGTCGTCGTGTCCACCGCGATCAAGCGCGACAATCCCGAATTGATGGCGGCGCGCGAGCGGCGCATTCCCGTGGTGCGTCGCGCCGAGATGCTGGCCGAATTGATGCGGCTGAAGAGCTGCGTCGCGATCGCCGGTACGCACGGCAAGACCACGACGACCACGATGGTCGCGACCCTGCTCGACGCCGGCGGGCTCGATCCGACCGTGATCAACGGCGGCATCATCAACGCCTATGGCTCCAACGCGCGTCTCGGCGCCGGCGACTGGATGGTGGTGGAAGCAGACGAGAGCGACGGCACGTTTTTGAAGCTGCCGACCGATGTCGCGATCGTCACCAATGTCGACCCTGAACATCTCGATCACTTCAAGACCTTCGAGGCCGTGCAGGACGCGTTCCGCGCTTTCGTCGAGAACCTGCCGTTCTACGGCTTCGCCGTGATGTGCATCGACCATCCCGTGGTGCAGACCCTCGTCGGCAAGATCGAGGATCGCCGCATCATCACTTACGGCGAGAATCCGCAGGCCGACGCGCGATTGCTCGACCTGACGCCAATGGGCGGCGGATCAAAATTCAAGGTCGCCTTCCGAGATCGCAAGACCGGCGCCGTGCACGAGATCGCCGATCTCATGCTGCCGATGCCCGGCCGCCACAATGCGTCGAACGCGACGGCCGCGATCGCGGTCGCGCGCGAGCTTGGCGTTTCAGATGACGCGATCCGCAAGGCGATCGCCGGCTTCGGCGGCGTCAAGCGGCGCTTCACCAAAACAGGCGAATGGAACGGCGTCACCGTAATCGACGATTACGGCCATCACCCCGTCGAGATTGCGGCGGTGCTGAAGGCAGCGCGGGAATCCACCAACGGCAAGATCATCGCCGTGGTGCAGCCGCATCGCTACACCCGCCTGCAATCGCTGTTCGAGGAATTTTGCACCTGCTTCAACGATGCCGATGCGGTTGTCGTCGCCGACGTCTATGCAGCCGGTGAGACGCCGATCGACGGTATCGACCGCGATCATTTCGTCGTGGGCCTGCGCGCGCATGGTCACCGCGAGGTGATCCCGTTGCCGGGAGCGACGGAGCTCGCCGGCATCATCAAGGGCCTCGCGAAGTCGGGCGATCTCGTCGTGTGCCTCGGTGCCGGCAACATCACGCAATGGGCGTATGCGCTGCCGGACCAATTGAAGGCGCTGGGGTAA